A stretch of Paracoccus sp. MA DNA encodes these proteins:
- a CDS encoding YcjF family protein: MAEPPKRRGPVLKEMGEAQGEQAAAASPAQATGAAPSPGAGPERPGPLAVAPTRPDQRDRKAPRAEWREGEPAPSPADAPMIDDGLAPPLPQPRTMQLVARLVGRGPSRLTRFFINTGVALFTFLLSVAALRYLTGLLNSYPLLGWIGIALMVLFCLAALGMAFREYRAWSRFAAIDGINREAGAALASGDLKAAQHVVARMEGLYRARPELEWGLTRLRERKPDAYDAETLIALAETELLAALDLEARREIEAAARTVAAATALIPLALADVIAALAANLRMIRRMAEIYGGRAGAVGGWRLARTVMTHLIATGAVAAGDDLIHTVAGGGLLAKVSKRFGEGVVNGALTARVGIAAMEVCRPLPFLHQPRPRVGNLIARGLKGLFGEEEAK, encoded by the coding sequence ATGGCTGAACCTCCGAAACGGCGCGGGCCGGTGCTGAAGGAGATGGGCGAGGCGCAGGGCGAACAGGCCGCGGCCGCCAGCCCCGCGCAGGCGACGGGCGCCGCCCCGAGTCCTGGTGCCGGACCGGAGCGGCCCGGTCCCCTGGCCGTGGCTCCGACCCGCCCCGACCAGCGCGACCGCAAGGCGCCGCGGGCCGAGTGGCGCGAGGGCGAACCCGCGCCCTCGCCCGCCGATGCGCCGATGATCGACGACGGGCTGGCGCCGCCCTTGCCGCAGCCGCGCACCATGCAGCTGGTGGCGCGGCTGGTCGGGCGCGGGCCGTCGCGGCTGACGCGCTTCTTCATCAATACCGGGGTGGCGCTGTTCACCTTTCTGCTGTCCGTGGCGGCGCTGCGCTACCTGACCGGCCTGTTGAACAGCTATCCGCTGCTGGGCTGGATCGGCATCGCGCTGATGGTGCTGTTCTGCCTCGCGGCGCTGGGGATGGCGTTTCGCGAATACCGCGCCTGGTCGCGCTTTGCCGCCATCGACGGCATCAACCGCGAGGCGGGGGCGGCGCTGGCCTCGGGCGACCTGAAGGCCGCGCAGCATGTGGTGGCGCGGATGGAGGGCCTGTATCGCGCCCGGCCGGAGCTGGAATGGGGCCTGACCCGGCTGCGCGAGCGCAAGCCCGACGCCTATGATGCCGAAACGCTGATCGCCCTGGCCGAGACCGAGTTGCTGGCGGCCCTGGACCTTGAGGCCCGGCGCGAGATCGAGGCCGCCGCCCGCACCGTCGCCGCCGCCACCGCGCTGATCCCGCTGGCGCTGGCCGACGTGATCGCGGCGCTGGCGGCGAACCTGCGCATGATCCGCCGCATGGCCGAGATCTATGGCGGCCGCGCCGGCGCCGTCGGCGGCTGGCGGCTGGCGCGCACGGTGATGACGCATCTGATCGCCACCGGCGCCGTCGCCGCCGGCGACGACCTGATCCATACCGTGGCCGGCGGCGGCCTGCTCGCCAAGGTCTCGAAACGCTTCGGCGAGGGGGTGGTGAACGGCGCCCTGACCGCCCGCGTCGGCATCGCGGCGATGGAGGTCTGCCGGCCGCTGCCCTTCCTGCACCAGCCCCGGCCCCGGGTCGGCAATCTGATCGCGCGGGGCCTGAAGGGGCTCTTCGGCGAGGAGGAGGCGAAGTAG
- the fmt gene encoding methionyl-tRNA formyltransferase yields MRVVFMGTPDFSVPALRAIAARHQVVAVYSQPPRAAGRGQKPRPSPVHRAAEELGLPVRTPERLKAPQDQADFAALAADVAVVVAYGLILPPPVLEAPRLGCLNIHASLLPRWRGAAPIHRAIMAGDAETGVAIMQMEAGLDTGPVLAEARTAIGPGDTTADLHDRLAEMGAALIVETLHRLPLPARPQPAEGVTYAQKIDKAEARIDWTRPAAQVDRQIRGLSPFPGAWCLIGGERVKLLRSRLAAGSGAPGRVLSGFTIACGEGAIEVLEAQREGKRPMPAAEILRGMSLPERLD; encoded by the coding sequence ATGCGCGTCGTCTTCATGGGCACACCCGATTTCTCGGTCCCGGCGCTGCGGGCCATCGCCGCGCGGCACCAGGTCGTCGCGGTCTATTCCCAGCCGCCCCGCGCGGCGGGGCGCGGACAGAAGCCCCGCCCCTCGCCCGTGCATCGCGCCGCCGAGGAACTGGGCCTGCCGGTCCGCACGCCCGAGCGGCTGAAAGCGCCGCAGGACCAGGCGGATTTCGCCGCGCTCGCCGCCGATGTGGCGGTGGTGGTGGCCTACGGGCTGATCCTGCCGCCGCCGGTGCTGGAGGCGCCGCGGCTGGGCTGCCTGAACATCCACGCCTCGCTTCTGCCGCGCTGGCGGGGGGCGGCGCCGATCCATCGGGCGATCATGGCCGGCGACGCGGAAACCGGCGTCGCCATCATGCAGATGGAGGCGGGGCTGGATACCGGCCCGGTGCTGGCCGAGGCGCGCACGGCCATCGGCCCCGGGGACACCACCGCCGACCTGCACGACCGGCTGGCCGAGATGGGCGCCGCGCTGATCGTCGAGACGCTGCACCGCCTGCCCTTGCCCGCCCGGCCGCAGCCGGCCGAAGGCGTGACCTATGCGCAAAAGATCGACAAGGCCGAGGCGCGGATCGACTGGACCCGGCCGGCGGCGCAGGTGGACCGGCAGATCCGCGGCCTCTCGCCCTTTCCCGGCGCCTGGTGCCTGATCGGGGGCGAGCGGGTGAAACTGCTGCGTTCGCGCCTTGCCGCCGGTTCTGGCGCGCCGGGCCGCGTGCTGTCGGGCTTCACCATCGCCTGCGGCGAGGGCGCCATCGAGGTGCTGGAGGCGCAGCGCGAAGGCAAGCGCCCGATGCCGGCGGCCGAGATCCTGCGCGGCATGAGCCTGCCCGAGCGGCTGGACTGA
- the hrpB gene encoding ATP-dependent helicase HrpB, with the protein MDLPIDAVLPDLTAALAAHGRAVLMAPPGAGKTTRVPLALLPAIPGRIVMLEPRRLAARAAAERKAETLGEPLGRTVGYRIRGEAVPGARIEVVTEGILTRMIQSDPELSGVGCVIFDEFHERSLNADLGLALTWEARQALRPDLALLVMSATLDAEPVAALMEGAPVIRSEGRAFPVETRWLDRPLPAGARLVPEAARLIAQAEAATRDTGGTILAFLPGEGEIRRVQAMLDVDAEVLPLYGAMDFKAQRAALQPPGGRRRIVLATAIAETSLTIPDVKVVVDAGRARRARFDPGSGMSRLVTERVSRAEAEQRRGRAGRVAPGICYRMWARAEEGALPAFAPPEIAVADLAGLALELAIWGSDGRDLAFLTPPPEAALSEARALLRDLGALDGSNRITPHGRRLAPLPLHPRLAHMLVTAGREAADLAALMAERDPLTGAPADLALRLAAIRDLRAYQDRHPWPVNPGMLHRIRDEAKRLRRMAGEGAGLSPGAMAALAYPDRIGLRRKGGQPRYVLSGGKGAILPEGDALAAERLIVATDLDGDTREARIRMAVAVREDEIRALFPDRIETAELVEWSRRDNRVIARRQERLGALVLADRALDDPDPQALARAAFEGLRANGLTWSPGAARLRARIALIPELGPVDDDSLLADPDWLLPWLGKARTLADLRGLELAEALKARIGWDGQRRLDQAAPAHFVTPLGRRVPIDYDHETPSVELKLQELFGLSRHPVVGNRPLRITMLSPGGKPVAVTTDLPGFWAGGYADVRKDMRGRYPRHPWPENPAEADPTTRAKPRGT; encoded by the coding sequence ATGGATCTGCCCATCGACGCCGTATTGCCCGACCTGACCGCCGCGCTGGCCGCGCATGGCCGCGCCGTGCTGATGGCGCCGCCGGGGGCGGGCAAGACCACCCGCGTGCCCTTGGCGCTGCTGCCCGCCATCCCCGGCCGTATCGTCATGCTGGAGCCGCGCCGCCTCGCCGCCCGCGCCGCGGCCGAGCGCAAGGCCGAGACGCTGGGCGAGCCGCTGGGCCGCACCGTCGGCTATCGCATCCGCGGCGAGGCGGTGCCGGGCGCCCGCATCGAGGTGGTGACCGAGGGCATCCTGACCCGGATGATCCAGTCCGACCCCGAGCTTTCGGGTGTCGGCTGCGTGATCTTCGACGAATTCCACGAGCGCAGCCTGAACGCCGACTTGGGCTTGGCCCTGACATGGGAGGCGCGGCAGGCGCTGCGGCCCGACCTGGCGCTGCTGGTGATGTCGGCGACGCTGGATGCCGAGCCGGTCGCGGCGCTGATGGAGGGCGCGCCGGTCATCCGCTCGGAAGGCCGGGCCTTTCCGGTCGAGACGCGCTGGCTGGACCGCCCCTTGCCTGCGGGCGCCCGGCTGGTCCCCGAGGCGGCGCGGCTGATTGCCCAGGCCGAGGCGGCGACGCGCGACACCGGCGGCACCATCCTGGCCTTCCTGCCGGGCGAGGGCGAGATCCGCCGCGTCCAGGCCATGCTGGACGTCGATGCCGAGGTGCTGCCGCTTTACGGCGCCATGGATTTCAAGGCGCAGCGCGCCGCCCTGCAACCCCCGGGCGGGCGGCGGCGGATCGTGCTGGCGACCGCGATCGCGGAAACCTCGCTGACCATTCCCGACGTGAAGGTGGTGGTCGATGCCGGCCGGGCCCGGCGGGCGCGCTTCGATCCCGGCTCGGGCATGTCGCGGCTGGTGACCGAGCGCGTCAGCCGCGCCGAGGCCGAGCAGCGCCGGGGCCGTGCCGGCCGCGTCGCGCCGGGCATCTGCTATCGCATGTGGGCGCGGGCCGAGGAAGGTGCGCTGCCCGCCTTCGCCCCGCCCGAGATCGCCGTGGCCGACCTGGCCGGGCTGGCGCTGGAACTGGCGATCTGGGGCTCGGACGGGCGCGACCTCGCCTTCCTGACCCCGCCGCCCGAAGCGGCGCTCTCCGAGGCGCGGGCGCTTCTGCGCGACCTCGGCGCGCTGGACGGCAGCAATCGCATCACCCCGCATGGCCGGCGTCTGGCGCCGCTGCCGCTGCATCCGCGGCTGGCGCATATGCTGGTCACGGCCGGGCGCGAGGCCGCCGACCTCGCCGCGCTGATGGCCGAGCGCGACCCGCTGACCGGTGCCCCCGCCGACCTGGCCCTGCGGCTGGCGGCGATCCGCGACCTGCGCGCCTATCAGGACCGCCACCCCTGGCCGGTCAATCCCGGCATGCTGCACCGCATCCGCGACGAGGCGAAGCGCCTGCGCCGCATGGCGGGCGAGGGCGCGGGCCTCTCGCCCGGCGCCATGGCGGCGCTGGCCTATCCCGACCGCATCGGCCTGCGCCGCAAGGGCGGGCAGCCGCGTTATGTGCTGTCGGGCGGCAAGGGCGCCATCCTGCCCGAGGGCGACGCGCTGGCCGCCGAGCGGCTGATCGTGGCCACCGACCTCGATGGCGATACGCGCGAGGCCCGCATCCGCATGGCGGTGGCGGTGCGTGAGGACGAGATCCGCGCCCTGTTCCCCGACCGCATCGAGACCGCCGAGCTGGTGGAATGGTCCCGCCGCGACAACCGCGTCATCGCGCGGCGGCAGGAACGCCTCGGGGCGCTGGTTCTGGCCGACCGGGCGCTGGACGATCCCGACCCGCAGGCGCTGGCCCGCGCCGCCTTCGAGGGGCTGCGGGCCAACGGGCTGACCTGGAGCCCCGGCGCCGCGCGGCTGCGGGCGCGGATCGCGCTGATCCCGGAACTGGGCCCGGTCGATGACGACAGCCTGCTGGCCGATCCCGACTGGCTGCTGCCCTGGCTCGGCAAGGCCCGGACTCTGGCCGACCTGCGCGGGCTGGAGCTGGCCGAGGCGCTGAAGGCGCGCATCGGCTGGGACGGCCAGCGCCGGCTGGATCAGGCGGCGCCGGCGCATTTCGTCACGCCGCTGGGCCGCAGGGTGCCCATCGACTACGACCACGAGACACCCTCGGTCGAGCTGAAGCTGCAGGAACTGTTCGGCCTGTCGCGCCATCCGGTGGTCGGCAACCGGCCCCTGCGCATCACCATGCTGTCGCCCGGCGGCAAGCCCGTCGCTGTGACCACAGACCTGCCCGGCTTCTGGGCCGGGGGCTACGCCGATGTCAGGAAGGACATGCGCGGCCGCTATCCGCGCCATCCCTGGCCGGAAAACCCGGCTGAGGCCGACCCGACCACCCGCGCCAAGCCGCGCGGCACCTGA
- a CDS encoding HdeD family acid-resistance protein, translating into MENLIRVMAAHWWVPLLRGIAAILFGLMALIWPGLTVYALLLVFGAYAIFDGAMAIVTAFRRKAADDRWWAWALDGVLSILIGLMALFWPEATALAFILWMAAWGVVAGVFRIIAAIRLRDEIEGEWALGLSGLLLVVWGVLMALVPAAGLLGIAWLIGLFALLIGVAMIVLAFRLRGLRTA; encoded by the coding sequence ATGGAAAACCTGATCCGGGTGATGGCCGCTCACTGGTGGGTGCCGCTGCTGCGCGGCATCGCGGCGATCCTGTTCGGCCTGATGGCGCTGATCTGGCCGGGGCTGACCGTCTATGCACTGCTGCTGGTCTTTGGCGCCTATGCGATCTTCGACGGGGCGATGGCGATCGTCACGGCCTTCCGGCGCAAGGCAGCGGATGACCGCTGGTGGGCCTGGGCGCTGGACGGCGTCCTGTCGATCCTCATCGGCCTGATGGCGCTGTTCTGGCCCGAGGCGACGGCGCTGGCCTTCATCCTCTGGATGGCCGCCTGGGGCGTGGTCGCCGGCGTCTTCCGCATCATCGCCGCCATCCGGCTGCGGGACGAGATCGAGGGCGAATGGGCGCTGGGGCTCAGCGGCTTGCTGCTGGTCGTCTGGGGCGTGCTGATGGCGCTGGTGCCGGCCGCAGGGCTCTTGGGCATCGCCTGGCTGATCGGCCTCTTCGCGCTGCTGATCGGCGTGGCGATGATCGTGCTGGCCTTCCGGTTGAGGGGGTTGCGGACGGCCTAG
- a CDS encoding alpha/beta-hydrolase family protein, with protein MFSVLPLLAGLLFFAASLTPSLIPRDWLMQGVLAGVSMAAGYVMTQFLLALWRALELPVLKGRPARIAHAVLAVPVLVLLGRGVILSGEWQNSIRARMGMPDLEVNNTAKMLALALAVFLALFVIGKAIQALFDLLRLRLARYIPVRSANVLGLLLAALIVVTLTRDGVVNGAMRIADSSYAAAQHLTDPNVPPPAEPWQAGSVASGIDWELMGKPGRDFVLGGPRARAISGFTGRPAKEPLRIYVGLAQDKDPEVRAKAALDEMLRVGAFDRKVLVLASPTGTGWMDPASYDALEYMHGGDVATVAVQYSYMQSPLALIFETEAGLDQTTALMRAVYEHWRHLPADRRPRLYLHGISLGAWSSMYAFNPFQMMNEPVAGAFWVGPPFPSTLWRQANGARQPGSRFVLPEMDEGEVIRYASQYAPPDRSGRPWGRLRILFLQYASDPIVFYDPASLWRAPEWMREAPAPDISPRLRFTPVVTQLQLAVDMLVSTSAPPGFGHTYHARDYIDGWIAVTAPEGWSAADTERLKAICGRDGRLGCANG; from the coding sequence ATGTTTTCCGTGCTGCCCCTTCTTGCCGGCCTGCTGTTCTTTGCCGCCTCGCTCACGCCCTCGCTGATCCCGCGGGACTGGCTGATGCAGGGCGTGCTGGCCGGGGTCTCGATGGCGGCGGGCTATGTGATGACCCAGTTCCTGCTGGCGCTGTGGCGGGCGCTGGAGCTGCCGGTGCTGAAGGGCCGGCCGGCGCGCATCGCCCATGCGGTGCTGGCCGTGCCGGTGCTGGTGCTGCTGGGCCGCGGGGTGATCCTGTCGGGAGAATGGCAGAACAGCATCCGCGCCCGCATGGGCATGCCGGACCTGGAGGTGAACAACACCGCCAAGATGCTGGCCCTGGCCCTGGCGGTGTTCCTGGCGCTGTTCGTGATCGGCAAGGCGATCCAGGCGCTGTTCGACCTGCTGCGGCTGCGGCTGGCGCGCTATATCCCGGTGCGCAGCGCCAATGTGCTGGGCCTGCTGCTGGCGGCGCTGATCGTGGTGACGCTGACCCGCGACGGGGTGGTGAACGGGGCGATGCGCATCGCCGACAGTTCCTATGCCGCGGCCCAGCACCTGACCGACCCGAATGTCCCTCCGCCCGCCGAGCCGTGGCAGGCCGGCTCGGTCGCCTCCGGCATCGACTGGGAGCTGATGGGCAAGCCGGGGCGCGACTTCGTGCTGGGCGGGCCGCGCGCCCGCGCCATCTCGGGCTTCACCGGCCGGCCGGCGAAAGAGCCGCTGCGCATCTATGTCGGCCTGGCGCAGGACAAGGACCCGGAGGTGCGCGCCAAGGCGGCGCTGGACGAGATGCTGCGCGTGGGCGCCTTCGACCGCAAGGTGCTGGTTCTGGCCAGCCCCACGGGCACCGGCTGGATGGACCCGGCCAGCTATGACGCGCTGGAATACATGCATGGCGGCGACGTGGCGACGGTGGCGGTGCAATATTCCTATATGCAAAGCCCGCTGGCCCTGATCTTCGAGACCGAGGCCGGGCTCGACCAGACCACGGCATTGATGCGCGCGGTCTATGAACATTGGCGCCACCTGCCGGCGGACCGCCGGCCGCGCCTGTATCTGCACGGCATCTCGCTGGGCGCCTGGTCGTCCATGTATGCCTTCAACCCGTTCCAGATGATGAACGAGCCGGTCGCCGGCGCCTTCTGGGTCGGGCCGCCCTTCCCCTCGACGCTGTGGCGGCAGGCCAACGGCGCGCGCCAGCCCGGCAGCCGCTTCGTCCTGCCCGAGATGGATGAGGGCGAGGTGATCCGCTATGCCAGCCAATACGCGCCGCCCGACCGTTCGGGCCGGCCCTGGGGGCGGCTGCGCATCCTGTTTCTGCAATATGCCAGCGATCCGATCGTGTTCTACGATCCGGCCTCGCTGTGGCGGGCGCCGGAATGGATGCGCGAGGCGCCGGCGCCCGATATCTCGCCCCGGCTGCGCTTCACCCCGGTGGTGACGCAGCTGCAGCTGGCGGTGGACATGCTGGTCTCGACCTCGGCGCCGCCGGGCTTCGGCCATACCTATCACGCCCGCGACTATATCGACGGCTGGATCGCCGTCACCGCGCCCGAGGGCTGGTCGGCAGCCGATACCGAAAGGCTCAAGGCGATCTGCGGCCGGGACGGAAGGCTCGGATGCGCAAACGGCTGA
- a CDS encoding YcjX family protein, which produces MGIADDLMQGLGISDPVIRLGVTGLSRAGKTVFITSLVANLLDRGRMAALRAAADGSLKAAWLQPQPDDTVPRFDYERHLAAMTGPDPHWPEGTRHVSQLRLSLRIQPRGLIAGWRGQQVLHLDIVDYPGEWLLDLRLMEKDFDQWSQEVLDRMAGRPGAEDFRAALAATDPARFDETAAQALAASYTRHLHLAREAGWSDCTPGRFLMPGELDGSPALTFTPLPHEMRATPLGREFARRFGAYKARVVKPFFRDHFARIDRQVVLMDVLGAIHAGPQAVEDMRRAMADILTAFRPGRAGWLAQLLGSRRVGRILFAATKADHLHHIQHPRLTAITAAMLREARDRADFSGARTEAMSIASLRTTTEEMIREAGEELPAVRGTLMDGRQAAFYPGELPANPAELLVPASQGATRWLEGDYAIMDFAPAPGTLRPGDGPPHIRLDRAAEFLIGDRL; this is translated from the coding sequence ATGGGTATCGCCGACGATCTGATGCAGGGCCTGGGCATCTCGGACCCGGTGATCCGGCTGGGGGTGACGGGGCTGTCGCGGGCCGGCAAGACCGTGTTCATCACCTCTCTGGTGGCGAATCTGCTGGACCGCGGCCGCATGGCGGCGCTGCGGGCCGCGGCCGACGGTTCGCTGAAGGCGGCGTGGTTGCAGCCGCAGCCCGACGACACCGTGCCGCGCTTCGATTACGAGCGGCATCTGGCGGCGATGACCGGCCCCGACCCGCATTGGCCCGAGGGCACCCGCCATGTCAGCCAGCTGCGCCTGTCGCTGCGCATCCAGCCGCGCGGGCTGATCGCCGGCTGGCGCGGCCAGCAGGTGCTGCATCTGGACATCGTGGACTATCCGGGCGAGTGGCTCTTGGACCTGCGGCTGATGGAGAAGGATTTCGACCAATGGTCGCAGGAGGTGCTGGACCGTATGGCCGGCCGTCCGGGGGCCGAGGATTTCCGCGCCGCGCTGGCCGCCACCGACCCGGCCCGCTTTGACGAGACGGCGGCGCAGGCGCTGGCCGCGTCCTATACGAGGCACCTGCACCTGGCGCGCGAGGCGGGCTGGTCGGACTGCACGCCCGGCCGTTTCCTGATGCCGGGGGAGTTGGACGGCTCGCCGGCGCTGACCTTCACGCCGCTGCCGCACGAGATGCGGGCGACGCCTCTGGGTCGTGAGTTCGCGCGCCGTTTCGGCGCCTACAAGGCGCGGGTGGTGAAGCCGTTCTTCCGCGACCATTTCGCCCGCATCGACCGGCAGGTGGTGCTGATGGACGTGCTGGGCGCCATCCATGCCGGGCCGCAGGCGGTCGAGGACATGCGCCGCGCCATGGCCGACATCCTGACCGCCTTCCGCCCCGGCCGCGCCGGCTGGCTGGCGCAGCTGCTGGGCTCGCGCCGGGTGGGGCGGATCCTGTTCGCCGCGACCAAGGCCGATCACCTGCACCACATCCAGCATCCGCGCCTGACCGCGATCACCGCCGCCATGCTGCGCGAGGCCCGCGACCGCGCCGATTTCTCGGGCGCGCGGACCGAGGCCATGTCCATCGCCTCGCTGCGCACCACCACCGAAGAGATGATCCGAGAGGCAGGCGAGGAGCTGCCCGCGGTGCGCGGCACGCTGATGGACGGGCGGCAGGCGGCCTTCTATCCGGGTGAGTTGCCCGCCAATCCGGCCGAGCTCTTGGTGCCGGCAAGCCAGGGCGCGACCCGCTGGCTGGAGGGCGATTACGCGATCATGGATTTCGCCCCGGCCCCCGGCACGCTGCGGCCGGGCGACGGGCCGCCGCATATCCGGCTGGACCGCGCGGCCGAGTTCCTGATCGGCGACAGGCTATAG
- a CDS encoding dienelactone hydrolase family protein, giving the protein MRKRLILALAMLGLVALALGLNTARNYAGWQPATETPAERLARLEPHWRILRPEGPGPHPAAVLLSGCDGVHDNMDYWARQFVAMGRAALILDSHAPRLLDKAQAWRALCAGQVLPGAERAGDLAVALAALRRMPDIDASDVALLGASHGGWTAMELLRAIGEDEPPPGLTAWPIPRDSLAAQLGPVVLLYPYCGLLNGAAKGPWPGHVRGLMLLAELDSITDSADCRRMGEDLVARGAHLAVITYPGINHGFDQRERSSLSPLEFDARARAQATRDIRAFMQGFAAPAPGI; this is encoded by the coding sequence ATGCGCAAACGGCTGATCCTCGCGCTGGCGATGCTGGGGCTGGTGGCGCTGGCGCTGGGGCTGAACACGGCGCGCAACTATGCCGGCTGGCAGCCCGCGACCGAGACCCCGGCCGAGCGGCTGGCCCGGCTTGAGCCGCATTGGCGCATCCTGCGGCCCGAGGGTCCCGGCCCGCACCCCGCCGCGGTGCTGCTGTCGGGCTGCGACGGGGTGCATGACAACATGGATTATTGGGCGCGCCAATTCGTGGCCATGGGCCGGGCGGCGCTGATCCTCGACAGCCATGCGCCGCGGCTGCTGGACAAGGCGCAGGCCTGGCGCGCGCTCTGCGCCGGGCAGGTGCTGCCGGGGGCCGAACGCGCCGGAGACCTGGCCGTGGCGCTGGCGGCGCTGCGGCGGATGCCGGATATCGACGCCTCGGATGTGGCGCTGCTCGGCGCCTCGCATGGCGGCTGGACGGCGATGGAACTGCTGCGCGCAATCGGCGAGGACGAGCCGCCGCCCGGCCTGACCGCATGGCCCATCCCGCGCGACAGCCTGGCCGCGCAGCTTGGCCCGGTGGTGCTGCTTTACCCCTATTGCGGCCTCTTGAACGGCGCCGCAAAGGGGCCCTGGCCCGGCCATGTGCGGGGGCTGATGCTGCTGGCCGAGCTGGATTCGATCACCGATTCCGCCGATTGCCGCCGCATGGGCGAGGATCTGGTCGCCCGGGGCGCGCATCTGGCCGTCATCACCTATCCCGGCATCAATCACGGCTTCGACCAGCGCGAACGCTCGTCGCTCTCGCCGCTGGAATTCGACGCGCGGGCGCGGGCGCAGGCCACCCGCGACATCCGCGCCTTCATGCAGGGTTTTGCCGCGCCGGCGCCCGGGATATGA